One Betta splendens chromosome 8, fBetSpl5.4, whole genome shotgun sequence DNA segment encodes these proteins:
- the LOC114860742 gene encoding uncharacterized protein LOC114860742 isoform X1 has product MFTQIPLTSHPSVESPGMRSCSAKAEIKGGTNVESESKAVTRKRVTWIRAEGRDPRRHDKLGFADYSRIMTSWRYAPYFFLLVLLIDLSKEECEDYFDFSKDKNLAHNLTRTFPLVKPKNTTDLLQCMGCTLKKSKGRDKQFPYILKDCFESVNAESCSNETFGNISYYNLMCLTAKALELNSTDIKACHFGDSETLFKLPSLQYYATTLLPQTTSSTSARTKTTTTTSSKTIQTMLPTTKTATPQKTNTRAPNKTQKLLPTSAATTEKTAAQTASYVRSSDNLKSFGSSSPPQEIASSDNVLKYFPLSMGLILLLLTIVYLYKSLKRQITKWRENNAENCSVPQELTVSQPITQPRVAKRNEEEGTQFLDDHRLPCHL; this is encoded by the exons ATGTTTACCCAAATACCTCTGACCAGCCATCCGAGTGTGGAAAGTCCGGGGATGAGATCATGTAGCGCGAAAGCAGAAATAAAGGGAGGGACGAACGTCGAAAGTGAAAGTAAAGCTGTCACAAGGAAACGTGTAACGTGGATCAGAGCAGAAGGACGCGACCCAAGGCGACATGACAAG CTGGGGTTTGCTGATTACAGTAGAATAATGACATCATGGAGATACGCACCTTACTTCTTTCTCCTT GTGTTGCTAATTGACTTGTCAAAGGAGGAATGCGAGGACTACTTTGATTTTTCGAAAGAT AAAAACCTGGCACACAATCTGACAAGGACGTTCCCCCTGGTAAAGCCTAAGAATACCACG GACTTGCTACAGTGCATGGGCTGCACtctaaaaaaaagcaaaggcaGGGACAAACAGTTCCCATACATTCTGAAAGACTGCTTTGAATCG GTCAATGCCGAAAGTTGTTCTAATGAAACTTTTGGTAATATTTCGTATTACAACCTAATGTGCTTGACAGCCAAAGCGCTGGAACTTAAcagtacag aCATTAAAGCCTGCCATTTTGGTGACAGTG AAACTCTATTCAAGCTGCCTTCACTACAGTATTATG caacaacactaTTGCCACAaacaacatcatcaacatcagcaagaactaaaacaacaacaacaacatcatcaaAAACAATACAGACAATGTTACCGACAACTAAAACAGCAACGCCGCAAAAAACTAACACAAGAGCaccaaataaaacacagaagctgTTGCCAACTTCAGctgcaacaacagaaaaaacagcagcacaaacggCATCATATGTAAGATCCAGTG aCAACTTAAAATCTTTTGGATCATCATCCCCACCACAAGAAATTG CTTCATCAGATAACGTGTTAAAGTACTTTCCCCTATCGATGGGCCTCATCCTGCTCCTGCTAACAATTGTTTATCTGTACAAAAGCTTGAAGAGACAAATCACAAAATGGAGAGAGAAT AATGCAGAGAATTGTTCTGTACCACAAGAG TTGACCGTTTCGCAGCCAATCACTCAGCCAAGAGTTGCAAAAAGGAATGAAGAGGAGGGCACCCAGTTTCTGGATGACCATAG GCTGCCATGTCACCTTTAA
- the LOC114860742 gene encoding uncharacterized protein LOC114860742 isoform X3 has translation MFQPQELSIQRPTVSHTAPLGFADYSRIMTSWRYAPYFFLLVLLIDLSKEECEDYFDFSKDKNLAHNLTRTFPLVKPKNTTDLLQCMGCTLKKSKGRDKQFPYILKDCFESVNAESCSNETFGNISYYNLMCLTAKALELNSTDIKACHFGDSETLFKLPSLQYYATTLLPQTTSSTSARTKTTTTTSSKTIQTMLPTTKTATPQKTNTRAPNKTQKLLPTSAATTEKTAAQTASYVRSSDNLKSFGSSSPPQEIASSDNVLKYFPLSMGLILLLLTIVYLYKSLKRQITKWRENNAENCSVPQELTVSQPITQPRVAKRNEEEGTQFLDDHRLPCHL, from the exons ATGTTTCAGCCTCAGGAGCTGTCTATACAACGCCCTACAGTTTCCCACACAGCCCCG CTGGGGTTTGCTGATTACAGTAGAATAATGACATCATGGAGATACGCACCTTACTTCTTTCTCCTT GTGTTGCTAATTGACTTGTCAAAGGAGGAATGCGAGGACTACTTTGATTTTTCGAAAGAT AAAAACCTGGCACACAATCTGACAAGGACGTTCCCCCTGGTAAAGCCTAAGAATACCACG GACTTGCTACAGTGCATGGGCTGCACtctaaaaaaaagcaaaggcaGGGACAAACAGTTCCCATACATTCTGAAAGACTGCTTTGAATCG GTCAATGCCGAAAGTTGTTCTAATGAAACTTTTGGTAATATTTCGTATTACAACCTAATGTGCTTGACAGCCAAAGCGCTGGAACTTAAcagtacag aCATTAAAGCCTGCCATTTTGGTGACAGTG AAACTCTATTCAAGCTGCCTTCACTACAGTATTATG caacaacactaTTGCCACAaacaacatcatcaacatcagcaagaactaaaacaacaacaacaacatcatcaaAAACAATACAGACAATGTTACCGACAACTAAAACAGCAACGCCGCAAAAAACTAACACAAGAGCaccaaataaaacacagaagctgTTGCCAACTTCAGctgcaacaacagaaaaaacagcagcacaaacggCATCATATGTAAGATCCAGTG aCAACTTAAAATCTTTTGGATCATCATCCCCACCACAAGAAATTG CTTCATCAGATAACGTGTTAAAGTACTTTCCCCTATCGATGGGCCTCATCCTGCTCCTGCTAACAATTGTTTATCTGTACAAAAGCTTGAAGAGACAAATCACAAAATGGAGAGAGAAT AATGCAGAGAATTGTTCTGTACCACAAGAG TTGACCGTTTCGCAGCCAATCACTCAGCCAAGAGTTGCAAAAAGGAATGAAGAGGAGGGCACCCAGTTTCTGGATGACCATAG GCTGCCATGTCACCTTTAA
- the LOC114860742 gene encoding uncharacterized protein LOC114860742 isoform X6, whose translation MFTQIPLTSHPSVESPGMRSCSAKAEIKGGTNVESESKAVTRKRVTWIRAEGRDPRRHDKLGFADYSRIMTSWRYAPYFFLLVLLIDLSKEECEDYFDFSKDKNLAHNLTRTFPLVKPKNTTDLLQCMGCTLKKSKGRDKQFPYILKDCFESVNAESCSNETFGNISYYNLMCLTAKALELNSTDIKACHFGDSETLFKLPSLQYYATTLLPQTTSSTSARTKTTTTTSSKTIQTMLPTTKTATPQKTNTRAPNKTQKLLPTSAATTEKTAAQTASYTT comes from the exons ATGTTTACCCAAATACCTCTGACCAGCCATCCGAGTGTGGAAAGTCCGGGGATGAGATCATGTAGCGCGAAAGCAGAAATAAAGGGAGGGACGAACGTCGAAAGTGAAAGTAAAGCTGTCACAAGGAAACGTGTAACGTGGATCAGAGCAGAAGGACGCGACCCAAGGCGACATGACAAG CTGGGGTTTGCTGATTACAGTAGAATAATGACATCATGGAGATACGCACCTTACTTCTTTCTCCTT GTGTTGCTAATTGACTTGTCAAAGGAGGAATGCGAGGACTACTTTGATTTTTCGAAAGAT AAAAACCTGGCACACAATCTGACAAGGACGTTCCCCCTGGTAAAGCCTAAGAATACCACG GACTTGCTACAGTGCATGGGCTGCACtctaaaaaaaagcaaaggcaGGGACAAACAGTTCCCATACATTCTGAAAGACTGCTTTGAATCG GTCAATGCCGAAAGTTGTTCTAATGAAACTTTTGGTAATATTTCGTATTACAACCTAATGTGCTTGACAGCCAAAGCGCTGGAACTTAAcagtacag aCATTAAAGCCTGCCATTTTGGTGACAGTG AAACTCTATTCAAGCTGCCTTCACTACAGTATTATG caacaacactaTTGCCACAaacaacatcatcaacatcagcaagaactaaaacaacaacaacaacatcatcaaAAACAATACAGACAATGTTACCGACAACTAAAACAGCAACGCCGCAAAAAACTAACACAAGAGCaccaaataaaacacagaagctgTTGCCAACTTCAGctgcaacaacagaaaaaacagcagcacaaacggCATCATAT aCAACTTAA
- the LOC114860742 gene encoding uncharacterized protein LOC114860742 isoform X2: MFTQIPLTSHPSVESPGMRSCSAKAEIKGGTNVESESKAVTRKRVTWIRAEGRDPRRHDKLGFADYSRIMTSWRYAPYFFLLVLLIDLSKEECEDYFDFSKDKNLAHNLTRTFPLVKPKNTTDLLQCMGCTLKKSKGRDKQFPYILKDCFESVNAESCSNETFGNISYYNLMCLTAKALELNSTDIKACHFGDSETLFKLPSLQYYATTLLPQTTSSTSARTKTTTTTSSKTIQTMLPTTKTATPQKTNTRAPNKTQKLLPTSAATTEKTAAQTASYVRSSDNLKSFGSSSPPQEIASSDNVLKYFPLSMGLILLLLTIVYLYKSLKRQITKWRENNAENCSVPQEPITQPRVAKRNEEEGTQFLDDHRLPCHL; the protein is encoded by the exons ATGTTTACCCAAATACCTCTGACCAGCCATCCGAGTGTGGAAAGTCCGGGGATGAGATCATGTAGCGCGAAAGCAGAAATAAAGGGAGGGACGAACGTCGAAAGTGAAAGTAAAGCTGTCACAAGGAAACGTGTAACGTGGATCAGAGCAGAAGGACGCGACCCAAGGCGACATGACAAG CTGGGGTTTGCTGATTACAGTAGAATAATGACATCATGGAGATACGCACCTTACTTCTTTCTCCTT GTGTTGCTAATTGACTTGTCAAAGGAGGAATGCGAGGACTACTTTGATTTTTCGAAAGAT AAAAACCTGGCACACAATCTGACAAGGACGTTCCCCCTGGTAAAGCCTAAGAATACCACG GACTTGCTACAGTGCATGGGCTGCACtctaaaaaaaagcaaaggcaGGGACAAACAGTTCCCATACATTCTGAAAGACTGCTTTGAATCG GTCAATGCCGAAAGTTGTTCTAATGAAACTTTTGGTAATATTTCGTATTACAACCTAATGTGCTTGACAGCCAAAGCGCTGGAACTTAAcagtacag aCATTAAAGCCTGCCATTTTGGTGACAGTG AAACTCTATTCAAGCTGCCTTCACTACAGTATTATG caacaacactaTTGCCACAaacaacatcatcaacatcagcaagaactaaaacaacaacaacaacatcatcaaAAACAATACAGACAATGTTACCGACAACTAAAACAGCAACGCCGCAAAAAACTAACACAAGAGCaccaaataaaacacagaagctgTTGCCAACTTCAGctgcaacaacagaaaaaacagcagcacaaacggCATCATATGTAAGATCCAGTG aCAACTTAAAATCTTTTGGATCATCATCCCCACCACAAGAAATTG CTTCATCAGATAACGTGTTAAAGTACTTTCCCCTATCGATGGGCCTCATCCTGCTCCTGCTAACAATTGTTTATCTGTACAAAAGCTTGAAGAGACAAATCACAAAATGGAGAGAGAAT AATGCAGAGAATTGTTCTGTACCACAAGAG CCAATCACTCAGCCAAGAGTTGCAAAAAGGAATGAAGAGGAGGGCACCCAGTTTCTGGATGACCATAG GCTGCCATGTCACCTTTAA
- the LOC114860742 gene encoding uncharacterized protein LOC114860742 isoform X5 has translation MFTQIPLTSHPSVESPGMRSCSAKAEIKGGTNVESESKAVTRKRVTWIRAEGRDPRRHDKLGFADYSRIMTSWRYAPYFFLLVLLIDLSKEECEDYFDFSKDKNLAHNLTRTFPLVKPKNTTDLLQCMGCTLKKSKGRDKQFPYILKDCFESVNAESCSNETFGNISYYNLMCLTAKALELNSTDIKACHFGDSETLFKLPSLQYYDNLKSFGSSSPPQEIASSDNVLKYFPLSMGLILLLLTIVYLYKSLKRQITKWRENNAENCSVPQELTVSQPITQPRVAKRNEEEGTQFLDDHRLPCHL, from the exons ATGTTTACCCAAATACCTCTGACCAGCCATCCGAGTGTGGAAAGTCCGGGGATGAGATCATGTAGCGCGAAAGCAGAAATAAAGGGAGGGACGAACGTCGAAAGTGAAAGTAAAGCTGTCACAAGGAAACGTGTAACGTGGATCAGAGCAGAAGGACGCGACCCAAGGCGACATGACAAG CTGGGGTTTGCTGATTACAGTAGAATAATGACATCATGGAGATACGCACCTTACTTCTTTCTCCTT GTGTTGCTAATTGACTTGTCAAAGGAGGAATGCGAGGACTACTTTGATTTTTCGAAAGAT AAAAACCTGGCACACAATCTGACAAGGACGTTCCCCCTGGTAAAGCCTAAGAATACCACG GACTTGCTACAGTGCATGGGCTGCACtctaaaaaaaagcaaaggcaGGGACAAACAGTTCCCATACATTCTGAAAGACTGCTTTGAATCG GTCAATGCCGAAAGTTGTTCTAATGAAACTTTTGGTAATATTTCGTATTACAACCTAATGTGCTTGACAGCCAAAGCGCTGGAACTTAAcagtacag aCATTAAAGCCTGCCATTTTGGTGACAGTG AAACTCTATTCAAGCTGCCTTCACTACAGTATTATG aCAACTTAAAATCTTTTGGATCATCATCCCCACCACAAGAAATTG CTTCATCAGATAACGTGTTAAAGTACTTTCCCCTATCGATGGGCCTCATCCTGCTCCTGCTAACAATTGTTTATCTGTACAAAAGCTTGAAGAGACAAATCACAAAATGGAGAGAGAAT AATGCAGAGAATTGTTCTGTACCACAAGAG TTGACCGTTTCGCAGCCAATCACTCAGCCAAGAGTTGCAAAAAGGAATGAAGAGGAGGGCACCCAGTTTCTGGATGACCATAG GCTGCCATGTCACCTTTAA
- the LOC114860742 gene encoding uncharacterized protein LOC114860742 isoform X4, whose protein sequence is MTSWRYAPYFFLLVLLIDLSKEECEDYFDFSKDKNLAHNLTRTFPLVKPKNTTDLLQCMGCTLKKSKGRDKQFPYILKDCFESVNAESCSNETFGNISYYNLMCLTAKALELNSTDIKACHFGDSETLFKLPSLQYYATTLLPQTTSSTSARTKTTTTTSSKTIQTMLPTTKTATPQKTNTRAPNKTQKLLPTSAATTEKTAAQTASYVRSSDNLKSFGSSSPPQEIASSDNVLKYFPLSMGLILLLLTIVYLYKSLKRQITKWRENNAENCSVPQELTVSQPITQPRVAKRNEEEGTQFLDDHRLPCHL, encoded by the exons ATGACATCATGGAGATACGCACCTTACTTCTTTCTCCTT GTGTTGCTAATTGACTTGTCAAAGGAGGAATGCGAGGACTACTTTGATTTTTCGAAAGAT AAAAACCTGGCACACAATCTGACAAGGACGTTCCCCCTGGTAAAGCCTAAGAATACCACG GACTTGCTACAGTGCATGGGCTGCACtctaaaaaaaagcaaaggcaGGGACAAACAGTTCCCATACATTCTGAAAGACTGCTTTGAATCG GTCAATGCCGAAAGTTGTTCTAATGAAACTTTTGGTAATATTTCGTATTACAACCTAATGTGCTTGACAGCCAAAGCGCTGGAACTTAAcagtacag aCATTAAAGCCTGCCATTTTGGTGACAGTG AAACTCTATTCAAGCTGCCTTCACTACAGTATTATG caacaacactaTTGCCACAaacaacatcatcaacatcagcaagaactaaaacaacaacaacaacatcatcaaAAACAATACAGACAATGTTACCGACAACTAAAACAGCAACGCCGCAAAAAACTAACACAAGAGCaccaaataaaacacagaagctgTTGCCAACTTCAGctgcaacaacagaaaaaacagcagcacaaacggCATCATATGTAAGATCCAGTG aCAACTTAAAATCTTTTGGATCATCATCCCCACCACAAGAAATTG CTTCATCAGATAACGTGTTAAAGTACTTTCCCCTATCGATGGGCCTCATCCTGCTCCTGCTAACAATTGTTTATCTGTACAAAAGCTTGAAGAGACAAATCACAAAATGGAGAGAGAAT AATGCAGAGAATTGTTCTGTACCACAAGAG TTGACCGTTTCGCAGCCAATCACTCAGCCAAGAGTTGCAAAAAGGAATGAAGAGGAGGGCACCCAGTTTCTGGATGACCATAG GCTGCCATGTCACCTTTAA